The stretch of DNA CCACACCGGGGGCTGCCAGcgccgtgtcccccccccccgacccgtGACAGCCGGTCCCGGAGGTACGTGACTCCCTGGGAACAGGGATGGGCACCAAGGGGACGCTCCGATCCccaaacaagggggggggggggggccgaccCTGTCCCCCCCACACACCGTGAGCACCCCCCAGTAAATCCGGCCGCAGCTTcacgctggggctggggggggggggtgtcctggcGTGGGGGGGTTTCTCGCTGGGGTTTCCTTCTCTCCGACCTCGCTTCtctttatcccccccccccagcagcattttaaaaactaattggttttgttttcctccctcccctctttttttgggggaataAAACTACCCCACGGCAAAGGGAGGGGGCAGACGTGATTTAAAAGCCCCTGATCACCTTtgcaggaggggggggggggtctcttGTACAagcagcccctctcccagcaCCGGTGGGCGATGCCGGGTGCCCCCAGCccgatttgggggggggggggggggcctgagGCTGGCCGGGGGTCGGGATCTCAGCGTTTTGGGGCAGGCTGCATGGGCGCTGCGGGGTTTTTGGGTATAAATTGGCATCTCcttgcccggggaggggggggggaggagggtgtggGAGGGAAAAGTCAATTGTAGCGGCACCGGAGCTCGATTACGAAGAATAAATTCTTTTCCCGAGGGCTTTTGACGCGCTGGttgctgggttgggtttttttctcccccctcccctgacTTTTTGTGCTATAAACCCTCCATTTCCCCGCTGAGGAGCAGGTCCCTTCCCTGCGAAGGCCTGACGCGGGGAGAGGGGCTCGGCGCCTCCCCTCCCAGCAACCCTGCAGGTCCCGTCCTGCGTCACCCCGTTGCCCCACAGCTCCGGTTATGGTGGTGGAAGGGTCTCCCGGTCGCTGCAGGCGGGATGGGGAcgaggggtctgggggggggtctccccatgtgcccccccccccccccccccgggctttCGCTGACCCCCTCGTGCCCGtctctccccagctgagctcCGCGGGCCGGTGCCGGACGCGTCTCCGAGGGCTCGTCCCTGCGCGGAACCCGCTGCCtgagcccccccgccccctcccggggTGCTGATCCCACCGGATCCGGGTCCCCACGTTCCTCCAGTGACGGCGGCGGAGAAACAAAGGTGACTCCTTGGCCAGAGAGGTGGGCAGCGGCCCCTCGGGCCGGGGGGGAAACCAGCTGGAGTCTCCCCTTTGTGGCCGCCCCTTCGATCCCAGAtaaatttgctttatttctcccCAGTAAAGCCCGGTAACAGGACCTCTCCCCGCCGTGCGAGTGCGTTTTGGGGAGCGTTCACCAACATTTGGTATTCCCAGGACAAGCAGGGTTCGTGCCATCCCTCTCCCCGCCCTGTATTTCTCTCCCTCCTCAGATGAAAACCTGGGTCTGCGATTCGGGGCAGAAACTGGAGATTTTCATCCCTTTTCTGGGCAAGTACCGTCCGTTCTCGGGGCGTTGCTGCCAGACCTGCACCCCGAAGAGCTGGGTAAGAGTGTGGCTCTGGGCttcccagagctggctgggaagagAGTTTGGGATCCCAGGATGCTGGCGTAGAGGACGAGCCCCATCCGAAGGGTCTCGTGTGCCCggcgggagggctgggggctggagcGGGGGGCAGGCACGGCCGAAACCTCCCCGCCTCTCCGAGCTGTCCTCCTTCGAAGGCAGAGCCCCTGCTGCCGTAAGAGCTGACCCCGCTCTCCCCTTCCAGGGTGGTTTCTACCACAAGCAGCTCTCGTCCCTCGGCTTCCGCGACGCCGTCCGGGTGACGGAGGAGGACACACGGTGAGGACAGGACGAGCCCCCGTGCCGGGGAACGCTGGGcaaaccacttttttcccccaggttttAGTCTCCCTTTTGTCCGAATCCCCGTGGAAATCCCTTCCCCTGCTGCGCGGGAGCGTGGGGACGCCTCTCCATCATCCTTGCTCCCTAATTAGTCCAAGAAGGAGTTACGTTAATTGTATTTTGAAAGGCTGGAAGCCGCATCTCCAAGCGCAGAGCGTTGATAACAGCAGAGGGGAGAGGGCTCGGCCTGTTCCTCCGGCTGCCGTCACGCTCAGGCTGGGAGGAGAAGTCAGCCACAGAGTGGAGGATTTGGGgtcgtttctttttttttttttaaacagaacttgGTCTCCTGATGCTGTTGGGAAGAGcttggtggggggtgggggggtggggggggggtgttttcgTTCTCCTCTCCGGCTTCGGCACAAGGACAAGCTCACGCACGCAGCGCTCGGAGCAAGCCTGGCTCCCGGCCCCTGGGGAGAGGCGAAAGGGCCTCTTCCCCAacccctcctgctctccctcctccccacggGCCCTAACTCCCGACCTCCAGCTGGTGTCGACCAGCCTTTTCCTCCGGCCCAGGAGCTGACGTGGGGCCCCGGGGGACGTTTCCTTGCCAAATGCCTGATATTTTTTTGTTCGGGAGGTGCCGGACTCCTTCGGCTCCTCTCCCCTTTCGGAGCACTCCCTGGTGGCTTAGCAATTTTGCGCTGTATTTTTCCAAATCGGGCCATTATATTCCAATTCAGCTTGAAAATACCCCAGCTCCAGCTTTCAAACCCTTTGAATAATTCATCTCCGCTCGCAGCGACTCGGGAGTTGCGGGATGGCTAAAAAGAGCCCGGTGAGGGGCGGCTGAGATCACGAGCGGAAAGACGAAGGTCCGAAGCTCCTGTGCCCCTCTCCGGCCACCTGCAGCCCTTTCGCTGGGTTGCCGCGCGCTCTGTGATACCTAAAACCTCACTTAGGTCCCTTTCAGGTGCCGCCTAGCTCTGATTTGGGGGCGGATTCGGAAAAGTCCCCGATTTGGGACCTCTGCAGCATCCCCTGCACGTTTCTAGCGACTGCAGGTTTCCTTCCCACGCGAGGAGCGATGCTGCGAGGACCGGGGTGGCCGGGAGCGTCACTCTGCTGGTGCCTCCGTTTTCCCTGCTGTAAAACGGGGAGAAAAATCTCAAATTCTTGCAAACAGCCGGTTTGAGGGAGGCTGAGCACCCCGGAAAAGCCTCTTAACCACCGGGACGCCGCTGTCTGTCTCCCGTGCCCAGGTACCGGGGCTGGCTGGTCCGAAGGGTCTGTGGTCTCCTCGCCGTCTGGGACTGGAAAGTTCCTGCCGACACCCCCGGAGACCTCCCGGCGAGGATCTGCCACAGCGAGAGGTAGGTGGGAGCAGCCGGAGGGGGTCTCCGGGGTCGCCTTCGCCCCTGGCAGGACCCGGGTCCCGCAGCATCGTCCCCCAAACCCGTGGGATCCCATTCGGTCGCTGGAGCAAGGGACGCGCTCGTCTGCTGCCGGCGGGAAGAAATgtgccagctcctcctccctgctgcgccCTTCCCGCAAGCTCACCCCGAGGAAGGGGCTTTGcagccgccccccaccccccaccaccccccccccggggctcagcACCCCCAAAAGGGGCCGGCGCCCCGGTTACGGTGGGAAACCGGCTCCTCCCGTCTCCGGGCTCTGCCCCGGGGGACGTCGCCAAGGCTCTCCTGGTCCGTCCGTcgtccccccccatcccatcccgaGCACGCGGCGTCTGGGGTGACGTGGCCTTGTCAGGCAGCTGTCACCTAACTCCtcgtcgtcatcatcatcatcgctAATTGCACGGCAGGAGGCTGGCAGCCAGTAATTGTAATTACTGTAACGCAGAATGCCTTTTAACCCCGCGCTCTGCCTCCTGCTTCCCACCTCCTCCGCATCCCCTTCGCAGGGTACGGGACGTCGCTACCGACCGGTCCCGTGGCTCGAGAGGGGACGGCGAAGCCCACCGGCGGTGGAAGGAGAGAATCCTCAAGATCCTGGCTGAAATCCAGGCCCCGCTCTCCCTCCTCATGCTGAGGTCTGCGCTCCCTCTCCGGGGAGGGTTGAGGGTGCGGATCCCCCTTCACGGgcatctcccacctcctcctggaGGGATCCCGGTTCCCGGCTGGGGCGTTCCCAGTCCCTCTCCTCCGCTCCGGGTCTCTCACGCTCTTAATTTGTGCGTTTAAGCCCCTTCGGATGGGCTCCGAGCGGTGGCTGGGCGCCTCGCGCCCACGAGGGACGCACGGGGATCTTTCGGGGGACGCGTGTGCAGGGAGCCCAGGGCTACGCCggcaggggcaggcagccccTGGGGGTCCCACGCAGCTCCCTGGggagatttccccccccccgatttcTTCCAGGGAGGTGGAATCTGACACCGGAgtggagaagggagggagggaaaaaaaaaaaacaacccaaaaacactGGGAGGATGGAAATCAAAGCGAAGCAAAAgggaattttttcctttctctctctctcccctctgttctcttcttttttttttcccctcctgtcatTGAGAAATTGGCAATTAAAGGTTGCATTGTAGCCTAATTGCTTGTCTGATTGAGCTGTAATAAAAGAACCCTCTGAGCAGTCTGAAGTATTTAAAGGGAAGAAATTACCCAGGGGATAAAAGCGTTCAGATCCTTCCCGTAAACAGCGTGCGGGAGGACAGGGAGATGGAGGGGTAATTGACTTCAGCTTTtgttgccgggggggggggggggagaagggggtggTCTCGTCACATCCAGCCTTTAATGTTTTAACTTGATTTATAATAAAGCTGTTTATTTGCTTTACGGGAGCTGAGCAGTGACATTTCGAGTCAAGCTGTCTCATGCTGCctgggtggggaaactgaggcagggaagggTGGCCTGGATAAGGTctcggggggggggcgggggggcgggggggggcggttTGGGACCCCGGAGGGGTTGCTCACTTGTTTGTTTTCCCGCAGGCTGTGCAACTGGGCTCTGCTCAAGCTCCTGAACCGCCTCTTCCTCAGCGTGCAGCTCCACCGAGGGCAGCTGGAGATGGTGCTGAGGGCCGCCGGGACGGTAGGGAGGCACCAGCCGAGCCGCTCTCGGCCCCGCGCCTCGCCGCCGGCTCACCAGGCGCTgagccctggccgccttccttgCAGCCCGGCGTGCCGCTGGTTTTCCTCTCGACGCACAAATCCCAGCTGGACGGGCTGctcctgtccttcctcctcttctcccaggggctgggggtgcccagggtgACGGTGGGCGGCCAGGTCTGCAGCCCTCTCCTCCGGTAAGGCGCGGCAGACACCGGCTTGGGGCATTCCCAAAGCCCCCGAGCCGTGGTGGGGaattgggggggggacacgacacgacGTGGGCAAGGGGGGCGCCCGTGGTGGTGTCTTCTTTTTCCCACAGAGCCTTGCTTGGCCGCCTGGGAGGGATTTTCCTGCCTTCGAGGATGGAGCAGACGCTGAGCGACCGGGACGAAGGGCTCCCGGGGGCCGTCCTGGCCACGGTAGGTCCAGCCCGGGGTGCTGGGAGGGAtgaaacatcccccccccccccgagatccGAAAGCACTCGGCGAAGGCGTCTAGGGGTGTCTCGCCCGTGGGCTGGCGGAGCCTTTGGGCTGCGCGATGGATGCCGGCAGCTGCCGGGCATCCCCGGGGTGCCGCCGGTACCCCCCAGCCTCGCCCCGTCTCCCCCACCAGTACGTTGAGGAGGTGCTGAGGAGCCGACAGCCTCTGCTCATCTTCCTGGAAGAGCCCCCCGTCGCCCTGTGCCTCTCTGCCCCTGCCCGGGAGTGGCTGGCCCTGGTGTACCGAGCCGTGCGGGACGGTGCCGTCCCCGACGTCCTCCTGGTCCCCGTGGGCATCGCCTACGACGTGGTCCCCGGCGGTTTGCACTGGGAAGGAGCGGTGAGAGGTCTTGCCGGTGCGGGTGCAGCACCCAAATCACCCGGGTGCGTCCCCGGGGAGCGGCGCTCGCCTCCATCGCCCCATTAATGCTTTggtcccctctcctcccagcacgGCGCTCGGCCCCTCGGCCTCGGCACCTGCCTCTGGGCAGCGTGCCGGGCCATGCGCCGAAACCTCGGCTGCGCCCGGGTGGACTTCGCCCAGCCCTTCTCCTTACAGGTACGGCAGCGGGGTTTCCAGCCGGGGCTCCTGGCTGGATCCATCCCGGCCCTGGAGGGTTTATGGCCGTGATCTTGGCGGCCGTACAAACCTCTGCGGGTTGGACTGAGGGGTTTGGGGTGGCTGGAGGGGATCCGGTGTTCTCCAGGGGAAGCCGGTGAGCCCACCTCGAGGCAGTGCTCGTGGGCCCTGGGGACCCAAGGGATCGAGTCGACTTGTTGGTGCCGAGGGCTGCGAGCACCGACAGGCTCGTTTGTCCTCCTTCCCAGGAGTTTGCAGCCAAAAACCTCGTCAGGCAGAGCTGCAAGGAGAAGccgctggaggagctgctgctgcccaccaTCCTCGGCACGTGGTAAGCAGGAGCCGAGCCTCGGGGCAGCGTCTCGCCTCCCGACGTCTGCTCCCGGCCCCGCTTTCTCACCCCTCTCGCCCTGTTTTCTCCAGCCCCGGCCAGCCGGACGGCAAGAAGGCAGAGATTTGGAGTCCCGGCCCCGCAACGGCCGCCGGCTtggaggcagaagaggaaatgTTGGTGACCAAGCTGGGCCTGCACTCCCTGAGCGGTGAGGGGTCCGCTGGGGGAGGCGGGAGTCTGTCCTCCGGCCGTCTGCCTGTTCCGTGCGGGGCTGCGGGTCAGCCCCGCTCGCCCGGTCCTGCCGGGGTCACCCCTTGTGTGACGGCCTCCCCCTGCTCCGGCCGGCGCGGAGGTGGCTGTGCCGTTACCGGTTATTGCCGTGCGCCGCGGTGATGCGGCTGGCGGGGTGACGGCTGCCTTGGCCGCTTGTTCCCCGGCTGGAAACGGACAGCGTAAACAAGCGGGGGCCGGCGGAGGGGGGACAAAGCACCCTGGCACCCGCTGGGTGACATCCCTCGGGATGTCACCACTGCCGCCTTCTCTTCCCCCCCGGGCTCGGTTAATCCCCCGATGGCTGACGAGCGCCTCTCGCTCCCTCGCAGACGGCGTTGCCTGCTCCGCCGTCATGGCCGTGGGGATCACGTCCACGCTGCTGCTGCACAAGCACCGGGAGGTGAGACAAGGAGGTTTCCAGGTTTCTCTTCCTTTGGACCAAGATTTCCagagccgccccccgcccccccatgcAGGGCACCggctcatcctcctcttcctccagggcgTCTTCCTCTCTCGGCTGATGCTGGACTTcgcctggctgctggaggagatccTGCTGCGCCAGCGCGACGTGGGCTTCTCGGGGCAGCTCCGCGCCCTGGTGCAGCACAGCCTCGTCCTGCTCGGAGCCCGCCTCACCCTCTACCGCCTCTCCCCCATCGGCGATGTCCTGGTGGTCCCCGAGGCCTCGGCGGAGGCCCTGAGGGAGCTGGGCCACCACAgcgctgccatcctgcccgtcttCGCCAGCGAGGCGGTGGGAGGTGAGGAGCGAGGCGTGGGGCATCGGTGACATCAGGGATCGGTGACGCCGGGGGAATGGCTGACGCCGCTTTCCCGGCAGCCTGCGCCGTCCGTGCCTTGCTGATGGAGATGCTGCCCTTCCTGGTGGCGACCGTCGGACGCTCCGGCATCGTGTTCAGCCAGGACGAGCTGCACCGCAAGACCCTGGAGCTGCTCCGGCTGCTGCCCCCAAACCTGCTGGGGCTCCAGGTAGGGGCTGGCGGCGCGGGCTGGCACTGCCATCGCGTGGAAGTGGCCCGTCACCGCTGCCTGCGTGGCTCCGGCGACTccggctgcctgccagcccctttcctcctctcccccagccctgccagcccctcgaCTGCCGGAGCCAGGACATCGTGGACAAGCTCCTCCTCTGCGGGCTGCTGGAGGCTGAAGaggtgggtgcccccccccccccgacccgcCCCGGGGGACCCCGTCCTCCGTTCCTGGCTGGGAAGGGGACAAGGAACCGGGGTCCCTGCGGGGTAGCATCAAAGGTCCTCGCACCCGGCTTGTCCCCACAGCCGGAGAGCGAGCGCTGGGTCTGCGACTCGGCCCCGCGGCCCTTCTGCAAGGGATGGCCCTGGGCGGGGATGGACTTCACCGACAGCGACAGCGACAGCGAGGAGGAGGTCCCCAAGCGCTGCTTCAAGGTACTTGGGCTGTCCCCCCCGACGCGCCCCCTCCCTGGCAGGGCGAGGACGCTCTCACCAAACCCTGGCTTCCCCCGTCCAGCTCAGCGAGCCCCAGGGCTCGCCcggcttcctcctcttcctctgccggCTCCTGAGCCCCGTGCTGAGGACCTACGCCAGAGCCGTGGCTTTCCTGGACCGACCCAGCTGGCCCCAGCCCGGTaggatgccccccccccccccccccccccggccccggggtggGCGACCGCTTCTCCAACCACACCAGCCCCGCTTGGCTCGGctcttggggaaactgaggcacggccgAAGCTCCCTTGCGGCCCCGGCTCTGCATTGAGACCGGGGAGGGGCTGTGCCCGCCCTgggagctggaggtggtggggtttgacaccccccccccacccccccaaactctctccccacccccagagGCAGCCTACGTGGAGGCGCTGCTGCAATTCTTGGCCGAGGAGGACGGTTTCGGTGAGTCGGGGTGGGGGGACGGACGGGGCGTCCCTCCTGCTTTGGGGTCAGCGCACACACACGTGTGTcccgtcccgtgtcccccccccgcccaaagCCAGGTTGTGGGTGCCCGGAGGGTGGGATGCGGGTGCTCCCTCGGGGGTTTCTCTCCCTCCAGAGCACCCGAACAGGAGCCTGGCCCTCAGCTCTCTGCAGACCTTCAAGGAGATGGGGGTAAGCATGACCCCCCTCTGCCAGCCGCCCCCCAACCtcgagctgcccccccccccccgcccccccctggtg from Aptenodytes patagonicus unplaced genomic scaffold, bAptPat1.pri.cur scaffold_636, whole genome shotgun sequence encodes:
- the LOC143174044 gene encoding glycerol-3-phosphate acyltransferase 2, mitochondrial-like, whose amino-acid sequence is MKTWVCDSGQKLEIFIPFLGKYRPFSGRCCQTCTPKSWGGFYHKQLSSLGFRDAVRVTEEDTRPRYRGWLVRRVCGLLAVWDWKVPADTPGDLPARICHSERVRDVATDRSRGSRGDGEAHRRWKERILKILAEIQAPLSLLMLRLCNWALLKLLNRLFLSVQLHRGQLEMVLRAAGTPGVPLVFLSTHKSQLDGLLLSFLLFSQGLGVPRVTVGGQVCSPLLRALLGRLGGIFLPSRMEQTLSDRDEGLPGAVLATYVEEVLRSRQPLLIFLEEPPVALCLSAPAREWLALVYRAVRDGAVPDVLLVPVGIAYDVVPGGLHWEGAHGARPLGLGTCLWAACRAMRRNLGCARVDFAQPFSLQEFAAKNLVRQSCKEKPLEELLLPTILGTCPGQPDGKKAEIWSPGPATAAGLEAEEEMLVTKLGLHSLSDGVACSAVMAVGITSTLLLHKHREGVFLSRLMLDFAWLLEEILLRQRDVGFSGQLRALVQHSLVLLGARLTLYRLSPIGDVLVVPEASAEALRELGHHSAAILPVFASEAVGACAVRALLMEMLPFLVATVGRSGIVFSQDELHRKTLELLRLLPPNLLGLQPCQPLDCRSQDIVDKLLLCGLLEAEEPESERWVCDSAPRPFCKGWPWAGMDFTDSDSDSEEEVPKRCFKLSEPQGSPGFLLFLCRLLSPVLRTYARAVAFLDRPSWPQPEAAYVEALLQFLAEEDGFEHPNRSLALSSLQTFKEMGVLEEVRTPAGPLLHLAQPFRSSASRGKLEAFIQQFTQP